The proteins below are encoded in one region of bacterium:
- a CDS encoding Gfo/Idh/MocA family oxidoreductase yields the protein MTAARPTVNVAMIGAGFLAETRARCYAGVTGHDVRIVAVMSRSHDRAREYAHRHGVPDVYRDFDQVLARPDVHVVDLCVPNHLHQWMTEAAAAAGKHIVCAKPLTAFDGAGLPEGTDLRTVPRTRMLVEAAAGADAMVAAAERAGVHLMYAENWAYAPSITKADRLLAAAGTLILEMRGGECHSGSHSPYSREWRYAGGGALLQLGVHPVGAMLHLKRREGLRRDGRPIRPSAVVADVGDLTHTRGFQAQQKRWVGEGWVDVESWGALIITFDDGSRGIVWASEAVLGGMESALEIFGSNTHLICRMEHTGLVQAFAPDPTIFQTEYLMEKLETKAGWSAPAPDEDWAQGHRHAVQDFVECVATGRAPLADGRLGRDVIETVYAGYVSASEGRRVALRQ from the coding sequence GTGACGGCGGCGCGGCCCACGGTCAACGTCGCGATGATCGGCGCGGGGTTTCTCGCGGAGACCCGCGCGCGGTGCTACGCCGGCGTCACGGGGCACGACGTCCGCATCGTAGCCGTGATGAGCCGTTCCCACGACCGCGCGAGGGAGTACGCTCACAGGCACGGCGTGCCGGACGTCTACCGCGACTTCGACCAGGTGCTCGCGCGCCCCGACGTGCACGTGGTGGATTTGTGCGTCCCCAACCACCTGCACCAGTGGATGACGGAGGCGGCCGCGGCCGCCGGCAAGCACATCGTCTGTGCCAAGCCGCTGACCGCGTTTGACGGCGCCGGCCTGCCCGAGGGGACCGACCTCCGCACCGTACCGAGAACGCGCATGCTGGTGGAGGCCGCGGCCGGCGCCGACGCCATGGTCGCGGCGGCGGAGCGGGCGGGCGTGCATCTGATGTACGCCGAAAACTGGGCCTACGCGCCCTCGATCACCAAGGCGGACCGGCTGCTCGCGGCGGCCGGGACGCTGATCTTGGAGATGCGGGGCGGGGAATGCCACAGCGGCTCGCATTCACCGTACTCGCGCGAATGGCGCTACGCCGGCGGCGGCGCGCTGCTCCAGTTGGGCGTGCATCCTGTCGGCGCCATGCTGCATCTGAAGCGGCGGGAAGGCCTCCGCCGCGACGGCCGGCCGATCCGCCCGTCCGCGGTCGTCGCCGACGTCGGCGACCTCACCCATACCCGGGGTTTTCAAGCACAGCAGAAGCGGTGGGTCGGGGAGGGATGGGTCGACGTCGAAAGCTGGGGCGCGCTCATCATCACGTTCGATGACGGCAGCCGGGGTATTGTCTGGGCGTCGGAAGCGGTGCTCGGCGGCATGGAGAGCGCCTTGGAGATCTTCGGGTCCAACACGCACCTCATATGCCGGATGGAGCATACCGGTCTCGTGCAGGCCTTTGCTCCCGATCCCACGATCTTCCAGACCGAATATCTCATGGAGAAACTCGAGACGAAAGCCGGTTGGAGCGCGCCCGCACCTGACGAGGACTGGGCCCAGGGACACCGGCATGCGGTCCAGGATTTCGTGGAATGCGTCGCCACGGGCCGGGCGCCGCTCGCGGACGGCCGGCTCGGGCGCGATGTGATCGAGACCGTCTACGCGGGGTACGTCTCCGCGTCCGAGGGGCGGCGCGTCGCGCTCCGTCAATAA
- a CDS encoding TIM barrel protein produces the protein MRIGVDQYTLRHLDGVHGIALLEFVRAQGLDGCQFRDIHEVSPALNPAEIREVHRHAESHGLYLEVGLSCPNPHRPGPAALRDGDGDLRAGLRRQLEGIAEAAAGTRAVRCFVAGAGARHLDPVPWPQQLADTTAVARDLAPVLQHLDLKLAFENHADATTFELMRIVDALGPDVAGVNLDTGNLPITLEDPLCALRRVAPYTIAVHLKDGIVIFADDGLRFNPRACGDGGLAIAELLRGLLATAPDVAVSIEDHGGLYAIPIFDDAFLATFGDVEPRELARVVRLARTCERQIAGGAMPSPEVVEQTPWPERAGPRLARARDHIRATLADLPG, from the coding sequence ATGCGCATCGGGGTCGATCAGTATACTCTCCGGCACCTGGACGGCGTGCACGGGATTGCCCTGCTTGAGTTCGTACGCGCCCAAGGCCTCGACGGGTGCCAGTTCCGGGACATCCACGAGGTCAGCCCGGCCCTGAATCCGGCGGAAATTCGCGAAGTGCACCGGCACGCGGAGTCCCACGGCCTGTACCTCGAGGTCGGATTGTCGTGTCCGAACCCTCATCGCCCGGGGCCCGCGGCGCTCCGGGACGGCGACGGGGATCTCCGCGCCGGGCTGCGGCGGCAGCTGGAGGGCATCGCCGAGGCGGCCGCCGGCACCCGGGCGGTTCGCTGCTTCGTCGCGGGCGCCGGCGCGCGTCACCTCGACCCGGTGCCGTGGCCGCAGCAGCTTGCCGACACAACGGCGGTCGCACGCGACCTCGCGCCGGTACTGCAACACCTGGATCTCAAGCTCGCGTTTGAAAATCACGCCGATGCGACGACTTTCGAGCTGATGCGCATCGTGGACGCGCTGGGCCCCGATGTGGCCGGCGTCAACCTGGACACCGGCAACCTCCCGATCACCCTCGAAGACCCCCTCTGCGCGCTTCGCCGGGTGGCGCCATACACGATCGCCGTCCATCTCAAGGACGGAATCGTCATATTCGCCGATGATGGGCTGCGATTCAACCCGCGCGCGTGCGGGGACGGCGGCCTTGCGATCGCGGAGCTGCTCCGCGGGCTCTTGGCGACCGCGCCGGACGTGGCAGTGTCGATCGAAGATCACGGCGGCTTGTACGCCATCCCAATCTTTGACGATGCGTTCCTCGCCACATTCGGAGACGTCGAACCCCGGGAGTTGGCCCGCGTGGTGCGTTTGGCGCGCACCTGCGAACGGCAGATCGCCGGCGGCGCCATGCCGTCCCCGGAGGTGGTGGAGCAAACGCCCTGGCCCGAGCGCGCCGGCCCGCGACTCGCGCGGGCACGAGACCACATCCGGGCCACCCTCGCCGATTTGCCGGGCTGA